The Candidatus Methylomirabilota bacterium genome includes the window GCGACCTTTGCATTTCTTATTCCCGGAGTACTGATCCTCTACGGGCTCAGCTACCTGGTCCGGAAGGCGCATCGGGCGGGAACACGTCAGACCAAGCTCTTGAAATCACTGGTCGCCGGCCTTACCGATAGCCTCCAATCGATCAAGCCGCTGAAGGCAATGGCTCGGGAAGAGCTGATCGGCCCGTCACTTCAGTCCAGCACCAAGCGGCTGAATCGGGCGTTTCAGCGAGAGGTGCTGAGCACCGAGCTTCTCAGCTCTTCCCAAGACCTGACCCTGGCGATCGTCGTCGTGGTCGGATTATACGTCACCCTGAGTCAGTGGAAGATGCCCCTCAATGTCGTGATGGTGATGGTGATCCTGCTCGCGCGCATGCTGACCTTCCTGGCCAGAATGCAGCGGCAGTATCAGAAGGCGCGGACCCTGGAAAGCGCCTTCTGGTCGCTGCAAGCCGCGATCGACGGTGCAAGCCGCGATCGCGAAACAGAACCGGGCGGCCTCCCCCCCCACCTGGAACGGTCGCTGCGCCTGGAGAAGGTCACCTTCAGTTACGGAAACAAATACGTACTCCGGAATGCGTCGCTGACCGTTCCAGTGGGGTCATTTACCGTGATTATCGGTCCGTCGGGGGCCGGAAAGACGACGGTTGCCGATCTGCTCACAGGTCTGTTGCGTCCGCAGGAGGGTCGCACCTGGATCGACGATCTTTCCTTGGACCAGGTTGACCTGAGGCAGTGGCGGCGAATGATCGGGTACGTCCCGCAAGAGCCGTTTCTCCTGCACGATACCGTGTTGCGGAATGTGACGCTCGGCGATCCCGAATTGAGCGAGGCCGATGCCGAGGCGGCACTGCGCGCCGCCGGCGCCTGGGACTTTGTTGCAGCGCAGTCCTCAGGGATCTACGCGTCGGTCGGGGAGCGCGGCACCGCACTATCAGGAGGCCAGCGACAACGCATCGCGATCGCCCGCGCATTGGCTCATCGGCCTAAGCTCTTAATCCTCGATGAGGTAACCAGCGCACTCGATCAGGAGAATACCGCGATCATTTGCCGAACGTTGCGAGACCTTCGAGGTCGGCTCACTATTGTCGCCATCTCACATGAGGCGACCGTAGTGGGAAGCGGCGATAGGGTCTATCGGATACACGACGGCGAGGCGTCATTGGTGACGAACGGTCATGAGCCGGTTTTTGCCCTGAGCGAACCGGCAGAACGATCAAAAGCTAATAGATGACGAACCCAGATGAACGGGGCGGCAATCTATCCTCTGGGAGGATACGGTCGAGCTTGACGAGCCTACCCTGCGCATAGTATAAATATATGTTTTTTCCAAGCCCTCCGACCGTCTCATCCGGTGTCGGGGTAAGAGCGGGGCGGCGTCCCGTATCCTCGGAAGTATACTCGTTTTACGTCATGGCGATTTACGCTCACATACTCGGAGAGACTCCAGTCACACTCTGGGGGCTTTCATCTCGCGAGCGCTACCGGCGGGTATTGAAACCGGTCGGCGTAAGCGTGATGATGGACGATCTGTCTCTCCTTAAACCGGATGACTCTGTACTGATCGTCCGCGGAGATTATCTCGTGGATAGCCGCATACTCCAGGCCATGACTAAGTCATCCAATATCATGCTTGAGGTGCCGGTTGGGACCTCACGCGCGATCATCGCCGCTCACGTACCGGCCAACCTGGCAATACAGACACGGGCGGTCCTGGCTCTGGAGCGGAGCGTCACCACGCTGCCCTCCTCCGTTCGGATTGAGAAGTTGGGGGATCAGTTGTCCTCGTTTGATCCGCGGTTACGTAAATCGGAGCCCCCTTTTGCGAAACCGATCAAGCCCGACACGAAACGGACGTTGGAAGAACGTTTGTTTGCGAGTTCCTACAAGAGCGTAACCGATCTGGTGACCAAATGGCTGTGGCCGTCTCCCGCCAAAAGCGCCGTGCGTCTATGCGTCGCCGCCGGGTTAAGGCCCAACCATGTCACAACGATCAGTTTGATATTGGTCTTGGCGGCCGCCGTCCTGTTCATGAAAGGTCTCTGCGGGTGGGGACTTGCCGCCGGATGGTTGATGACCTTTCTTGATACGGTTGACGGAAAGCTTGCCCGTGTGACCGTCACCAGCACCAGATTCGGGCACTTACTCGATCACCTTCTGGACCTGATCCACCCGCCCTTCTGGTACCTGCTATGGGGTCTTGGATTGGACGCTTTCACACCGGGCATTCCGTGGCTGAGTCTGCGACTGGCGATCTGGGCGATCTTTATTGGTTACATTATCGGGCGTCTGGTTGAGGGCGTCTTCAGGAAGTGCCTTGGCGGGTTTGTAATCTTTTGCTGGCGTCCCATTGACTCGTATTTCAGACTGGTGACAGCCCGGCGCAACCCGAATATGATCCTTCTTACCGCAAGCCTGGTAGCGGGCAGGCCGGATCTTGGCTTGGTGGCTGTGACCGTATGGACCATATTGTCTTCGCTTGTGCTGCTGATGCGCCTCGGCGTCGCTGTGTATGCGCGCACACACGGACCGTTGCAATCCTGGTTGGCCGAGGCGACCGAACGCGGCAGCGGTCATTCCCTTGCCGTACGGCTCTTCACCAATCAGGTTGCCACTCCGCGATAACAAGCGGAGAATGAGGGGGGTAACGTCTACGCGATGTTGTATACCACAACACCGACCAGTGTGATGAGTGAAGCCGACCGTGCGTCTTGCGCCGGCCAGTTGCTGCCGGTTCGGCGTACGCGGCGGGTCGGTATCCTGATCAATCCAAAGAGCGGAAGGAATCGCGACGGACTGCACGGCCTCCTTCGCGTTCTGGAGCCGTACGAGACGGCGGTCTGCCAATACGTTGTCGGTCCGGCGAGCGTGGCCGCCGCTCTTGCGGCCATGGCTGCGCAGAACGTGGATGTCGTGGGTATTTGTGGAGGGGACGGAACCGTCCAGGCCGCATTAACCGCCCTGTTGCACAACGGGCCCTTTACGGTACTGCCGTCCCTGGCGCTCATTGCCGGTGGGACCACCAATATGACCGCCGGCGATGTCGGCATGGAGGGTAAGCCGATACAGGCACTGGAGCGCCTGCTCGCCTGGGCGGAGGGGAGGGGACCGACCGCACAACTTGTCCGTCGGGCGGTCCTGCGGGTAGACGGCGGGACGGATAGCACGCCGCGGTTCGGGATGTTCTTCAGCGCGGCCGGCATTGCGCAAGTCACCCGAGTTCGACATGTGACCCGTCGGCGGGCCAAATCGAGACTGATGCGCGGCGCCGTGGGAACTGCCGTCACTGTAGGCCGGTATCTGTTGGGCCTTGCACTTCGACGCCGCGTCGTCGAGCCGACTCCAATCACTGTTCGGTTGGATGACAAACCATACGAAACGCGCGACTACCTTGCGCTGTTCATTACCACCTTGGCGCGCCTGAATCCCGGCATACGCCCGTACTGGGGACGGGAAGACGGCCCGCTTAAATATACGGCGGTGGCCGATCAGCCGCAGGGTCTTCTGCGCGCGACGCCGGCATTACTGTCGGGGAGACCCAGTCGGCGCCTGATACCCGAGTCCGGGTACACAAGCCGGAACATCCATGAAGCCGTCCTGCAATTAAAGACGGCCTGTACGCTTGACGGACAAATTCTTATAAACCGGCCACCGCATTCGTTAACAGTGAGTTACGGAGGGGAGGTTGACTTTGTACGTGTCTGAAAAAAGGGTGTCCTCGACGACCGTGGGGGGATCGAGATCGTCGGCCGCCGCTCTGTACGAGACCCCGGATTTTTCACGCCGGGAGATTAAGAAGCTGGTTCAGGATCTGTTCACGCCAAAGCCGCTGCTCTACTGGGCCGACTTTCTCATTACGCTGTCTATCGGCTACGGCTTCGCCGCGATCTATCTGACGGCGCCGGCGTTCTCATGGATGCAGATCGGCGCTGGTCTGTTGTCCGGACTGGCGTTGTTCAGGGTCGGCATCTTCATCCATGAACTGGTCCACAGAGAAGAGCCCTCCATGGTAGGATTTCATATCGTCTGGAATCTAATGTTCGGCATACCGTTTCTCCTTCATTCACTCCTGTACCGCAGTCACCTTGACCATCATCATCCCCGTAAGTTCGGCACCCCGGCCGAGGGAGAGTATCTGCCGCTGGGTTCGTCACCGATTCGGGAAACGCTGCTCTATCTTGCGCAGATTCCGGCTGTACCGCTCCTGGCCGCCTTCCGCTTCCTGATCCTGGTACCGCTGTCGTTTCTGTATCCGCCTTCTCGTCGATGGGTCCTGGAATCCTGGTCCTCATATACGATCAACCCGTACTATCGGCGCGTCATTCCTTCAACGGAACCCCTGGGGTTGTGGGCAATACTGGACCTGGCCTGCCTGCTGTGGTTGATGATCGTCATTGGGCTGATACTCACCGGAGTTGTCGCCTGGACAACGGTCGGATTGATTTATGGCCTGTCGATCTGTACGATTGCGCTGAACTGGGTTCGGACCCTGGCGGCGCACCGGTTCATGAACACGGGCGGCAATATGACGTACGTGGAGCAGATTGAGGATTCTCTGACCATCGAGGGTCGTTCCTTG containing:
- a CDS encoding ABC transporter ATP-binding protein gives rise to the protein MRFLITIIRKYPRRSTITLICLLFASIAEGVGLLMLLPVLSMATDNQPAAGSHLFGAQQMLTQALSAVGLKPTVGTLLILIVLCISVKAAFALLAKTQVGYTVTHVATDLRLTLLRTLLAARWEYYVRQPIGSLANAVGTEAMRASMAYFEGAKAITLLIEAVVYAGVALVVARQATFAFLIPGVLILYGLSYLVRKAHRAGTRQTKLLKSLVAGLTDSLQSIKPLKAMAREELIGPSLQSSTKRLNRAFQREVLSTELLSSSQDLTLAIVVVVGLYVTLSQWKMPLNVVMVMVILLARMLTFLARMQRQYQKARTLESAFWSLQAAIDGASRDRETEPGGLPPHLERSLRLEKVTFSYGNKYVLRNASLTVPVGSFTVIIGPSGAGKTTVADLLTGLLRPQEGRTWIDDLSLDQVDLRQWRRMIGYVPQEPFLLHDTVLRNVTLGDPELSEADAEAALRAAGAWDFVAAQSSGIYASVGERGTALSGGQRQRIAIARALAHRPKLLILDEVTSALDQENTAIICRTLRDLRGRLTIVAISHEATVVGSGDRVYRIHDGEASLVTNGHEPVFALSEPAERSKANR
- a CDS encoding CDP-alcohol phosphatidyltransferase, with product MAIYAHILGETPVTLWGLSSRERYRRVLKPVGVSVMMDDLSLLKPDDSVLIVRGDYLVDSRILQAMTKSSNIMLEVPVGTSRAIIAAHVPANLAIQTRAVLALERSVTTLPSSVRIEKLGDQLSSFDPRLRKSEPPFAKPIKPDTKRTLEERLFASSYKSVTDLVTKWLWPSPAKSAVRLCVAAGLRPNHVTTISLILVLAAAVLFMKGLCGWGLAAGWLMTFLDTVDGKLARVTVTSTRFGHLLDHLLDLIHPPFWYLLWGLGLDAFTPGIPWLSLRLAIWAIFIGYIIGRLVEGVFRKCLGGFVIFCWRPIDSYFRLVTARRNPNMILLTASLVAGRPDLGLVAVTVWTILSSLVLLMRLGVAVYARTHGPLQSWLAEATERGSGHSLAVRLFTNQVATPR
- a CDS encoding fatty acid desaturase yields the protein MSSTTVGGSRSSAAALYETPDFSRREIKKLVQDLFTPKPLLYWADFLITLSIGYGFAAIYLTAPAFSWMQIGAGLLSGLALFRVGIFIHELVHREEPSMVGFHIVWNLMFGIPFLLHSLLYRSHLDHHHPRKFGTPAEGEYLPLGSSPIRETLLYLAQIPAVPLLAAFRFLILVPLSFLYPPSRRWVLESWSSYTINPYYRRVIPSTEPLGLWAILDLACLLWLMIVIGLILTGVVAWTTVGLIYGLSICTIALNWVRTLAAHRFMNTGGNMTYVEQIEDSLTIEGRSLLTLLLFPIGLRYHALHHLFPLMPYHSMGEAHRRLMTALPDDSPYKKGIFSGLCAALRELLRSAKMAGKTGHNPVEEWRHPETATYAR